The genomic window CGTGCGGCTGGTAATCGACAGTGCCACCCACATCGACACCTCCGCCCGGACCGTGCGGCTCGCATCGGGCCGCGCACTCGACTACGACTACGTCATCTACGCAGTGGGCAGCACCGCGGCGCCGCCCGTCTCGGTGCCCGGCGCGGCCGAATTCGCTTACCCCATAGCGGAATGGGAGCACGCGCAACGGTTGCGCGCCGCCCTCGACGAAGTGCCCCCGGACGCCCCGATCACCATCGTCGGTGGTGGGCTCACCGGCATCGAGACCGCCGCCGAGCTGGCCGAACAGGGCCGCGTCGGCACGCTGGTCGGTGGCGGTCGACTGGCTCCTTCGTTCCTGGCACCGGCCCGGCGGTCGGTGGCCAAGTGGCTGGCCGGGCACGGGGTCGAGGTGCTCGAGTCCGCGAAGGTGGCCGAGGTGCGGCCGGACGAGGTGGTGCTGGCCGACGGCACCGTGCTGCCAAGCGCGGTCACCATCTGGACCGCGGGGTTCGTCGTGCCGGAGTTGGCCGCCCGCACCGGCCTGCGCACCGACGCGCTCGGCCGTCTCCGCACCGACGAGACGCTGACCAGCATCGACGACGACCGCATCATCGCGGCCGGTGACGCCGCCGCACCGTCGGGGCAGCCGCTGCGGATGAGCTGCCAAGCCGCCGGACCCCTCGGCGCCCAAGCCGCCGAGACCGTGCTGAGCCGCATCGCAGGCGCGCAGCCCGCCGAGTTGGACGTGGCGTTCGTTGGCTCCGCTGTCAGCCTGGGGCGACGCGCCGCCACCATACAGTTCGCCCGCAAGGACGACACGGCGGTGAACTTCTACGTCGGCGGCCGTCTCGGTGCGCCGCTCAAGGAGGCGGCTTGCAAAGGCACGCTGTGGGGAATCCGCCGAGAAGCCCGCAAGCCGGGCTCGTACGTTTCTCTCAAGGGCGGTGGTAACCGGCTGGTGACCGAGGTCGGCACGAACCCGTGACCACCGACGCCGAGCGGTTCACCCTGCCGTTGGCCACGGCCGCCTACGAAAATCTCTACCCCGCAACCGAACCCGACGATCCGCTGCAACGTCAGCCACTGAAAGGAACCCCATCATGAAGGCAATCATCGTGTGCACCTCGGTATCTCACGGCAACACCAGGAGGATCGCCGAAGTCATGGGCCAGGTGCTCGACGCCCGTGTCGTCGACCCCGAGGAGGTCGATATGGCGGAGCTCGCCACCTACGACCTGGTGGGGTTCGGCTCGGGAATCTTCCAGATGTCCTTCCATCCACGACTGCGCCAGTTCGTCCGTTCGCTGCCGAAAGAGCAGCGCCGCAAGGCATTCGTCTTCGCCACCAGCGGCATGCCCGAACCCCGTTTCCGGCGCTACACCCGCTCCTTCGCGCGACTGCTCGAACAAAAGGGCTTCGAAGTAGTCGACACCTTCACCTGCCGCGGCCTCGATACCTGGCTCCCCTTCAAACTCGTCGGCGGCGTCAGCAAGGGGCACCCCGACGCCACCGACCTGACCGCCGCCCGCACGTTCGCCAAAAGCCTCCGAGCCCGGATCGGCGCCACGTCCTGACTGGTCAGGCCCCAACTGCGGGTCCGTTAACGGATATTCGGCAGGTCCCTGAGTTGCCTGCGGGAGGTGAGTCCGAGCTTGCGGAAGATGTTGCGCAGGTGGGCGTCTACTGTGCGTGGGCTGAGGAACAGGGTGGCGGCTACCTCTTTGGACGTGGCGCCGGTGGCGACCAGGCGGGCGATGTGCACCTCTTGCATGGTGAGTTCGTCGTAGGTGTCGGCGGAACGGCTGCGTGCCACTTCGCCGGTGCCGCGGAGTTCGGCGGCGGCGCGGTGAGCGAATGCCGCCATTCCGATCCCGGACAGGAGATCGTGGGCGGTGCGTAGCTGTTCGCGGGCGTCACGGCGTCTTCCGTTGCGGCGCAACCATTCCCCGTACAGCAGGTGGGCTCTGGCACGGTAGGGCGCTTCGGGACTTTCGGCTAGATATTCGATCGCCGCGCGGTAGTCGTCTTCGACGCCGGTGACCAGCGCTCGGGCGTACGCGGTGACGCCGAGACCCATGGGTGTTGCACTGGGCACTGTGCGTTCGGTCAGGGCTGCCAGCGCTTGCGCAGCCGCGTCGTGCTCGCCGCAGCGGATCGCCGCCTCCACCAGCTCGGGCAGCGCGATCCCGGCGAGGAAGAGATCCCCTGGCGCGGTGGCCTGTCGGGCGGCGGCCAGCGCGGCCGGGTAGTTCGCCAGTCCGTTGTGCAGCACGGCCGTCGCCCAGTGGACGTTGGCGATCATCAGGCCGGTAGTCGTTGCGGTCAGCGCCTTTTCGAAGAGCTTCGACGCCTCCTCGGCGTCACCGCGCATCGCGGCCAGGTGTAGTCGCGGGTACAGCGCTGGCGCGTCACCGAAAGCGTCGGCGATCGCCTCCTCCTCGGCGATGGCCGACATCGCTTGTCCGAAGTCGCCGGTGAGCACGGCGGCGGTGGCCACCTGGGTCAGCCCGAGGCGCAGCGCGAGCGGCGCCCCGCTGTCGCGGCCGGTCTTCATCAGCCACTCGGTGACGGCCGTGTGCGCCGCACCATCCCAGAGTTCGGCGGCGAGCATGGCGGCCAGCGCGGGCCGTCGAGTCCACATCGAAGTCTCGGCGAGGATCCGGCGCAGCAGGGGAACGGCGGCGCGGTGTCCCTCGGTGGTCAATCGGACCAGTGCGTCGAGCAGGTCCGGTGGCTGTGGTGCCTGCGGCGCCGAGCGCGCCTCGGTGACCACGGTGTCCATCACGCCGCTTGCGCGGCCGACGACGAGCCCCATTTCCAGTGCGTCCAGGAAGCATTCGCGTGCCTGCGCCGGATCGAGGCCGACCAGGCGACGCGCCGCGCGCAGCATGAACGCCGACCCGTCGCGGTGACTGTGCCGCACGAAGGCGATCCGCCCGTGTAGCAGCTCGACTTTCGCGTCGGTGAGCTCGTCCGTGGTTTCGACGGTGGTGAGCAACTCGGCCGCCGCGTCGGTGTCGCCCGCGTCGAGCCTGGCCGACACCGCCGCGAGCGTGCGTTCGGCCCGCAGGCCGGGGTCGAGCGAGAACGCCGCCGCTCGCTCGAGGAACGCGGCGGCCGCCGCCACACCGCCGCGTGCCTGGGCACGGGACGCCGACCGTGCCAGCTCCGCCGCGAGCTCGTCGTCCGGTCCGGAGCTGCCTTGGGCCCGGTGCCAGATCCGCCGGTCCGGGTCGAGATCCGGATCGGTGACGTCGGCCAGCGCGCGGTGAACGCGGTAGCGCTCGTGCGGTTTCGCGGCCCGGTAGACGGCGGAGCGCGCCAGCGGGTGGCAGAAGCGCACCCGGGTGGCGAACTCGGCCAGCCCGGACGCTTCGGCGGCGGGGGCGCTGGTCGTCACGTCGATGCCGAGCAGCTGCGCGGCAGGCCACAGCAGGCCGGGGTCACCGGTCGGGTCGGCACTGGCCACGATCAGCAGCAGTTGGGCGGCCGCGGGCAGCTCGGCCAGCCTGACTTGGAAGCCGCGTTCGATCCGGTTCGGCAACGACGCCGCGTCGGGGAGGGCGAAGCCGCCCGCCTTCGGTAATTCGAGCAGGGCCAGCGGGTTTCCGCGTGCCTCGGCCAGGATGCGGTAGCGCACCTGCTCGTCGAGCGTGCTGACGCTCGCCGCTGCCAGCAGCGCCCGCGCGTCCGCGTCGCGTAGCCCTTCGATCGGCAGGCCGGGCAGTTCGTCCAGCCGCTCTTCGGAATTCATCGTGCGGGCCGCGAAGACCATCGCGACGGGTTCCGAGGTGATACGGCGAGCGAGGAATGTCAAGGCCTTCGACGACGCGTCGTCGAGCCACTGGGCGTCATCGATCAGACACAGCAACGGGTTTCGCTCGGTCGCGCTGGTCAGTAGCTCCAGCGTCGCGAGGCCGATCCGGAACAGGTCGGGTGTGCCGGTGGCCAGTCCGAATGCGACCTGGAGTGCTTCACGATGCCGAGCGGACAGTTCGTCGAGGTGTCCGAGCACCGGCGCGCACAGCTGGTGCAGGGCGGCGAACGGCAGCTCGGTCTCGAACTCCGACCCGGACGCCGCGATGACCCGGAAGTCGGCCGCACTCGCCCGAATGTGGTTCAGCAGAGCACTCTTTCCGATGCCTGGCTCGCCACGCAACACCAGTGCGCCACCGTTGCCCGTGCGGGCAGCATCGACCAGTTCGTCCAGGCACCGGATCTCGTTGTTTCTGCCCACCAGCGGTCGCACGCACCGAACGTTAGGCGAACATCCCATCTTTCGCGCACGTGGTCGATGCGTGCGATCTGCCGACGCCTGCGGACCGGTGTCGGCAGGGCGCTCTCAATAGGTCAACGCAACACTTGATTCCCACGACGAATCGGGGATGTGGTGCGTGATGACCAGAACAGCGGTATCCGAAGCACATCGTGCGTCAGCTTGCCCGAGCAGCGTTGTCCGACCGCGCTCAGTGCGGCTCAGGAGGCGTGGACGCCGGTGAAGGACAGCAGGATTCGGGCGGTTCGAGTGGGATTCTCGATCGGGGGTGAGTGGCCGGTGCCCGGCACGGTTACCACAGTCGCACCGGGAACGGCGCGGTACTCGGCGGCGGATGAGGACCGCCACCTGAGATCCTCCTCGCCGAAGATCACCAGCAGCGGTTTTCCGAGGGGCGACAGCCGTTCCGGGAGCCCTTGTTCGTTCAGATACGCGCGGACGGCATAAGAGGTCGCGCCGAACACGCGTAAGTCCATGTCGCGCACCTGATCCAGGAACGGTTGCGGGATCTGATACCCCGGGGCGAACCCGGAGGCGGCGACCGAGCGGAGCTGCTCGTCGGTGAAATTCGGCCACTGCCGCGGGTCGATGGCGGCCTCCTCCCCGAGGTAGGCGGACATGTTGGGGCCGGAGTTGATCAGCACGAGTGCGGTCACCAGGTCGGGTCGTTGCTCGGCAAGGGCTGCGGCAACCACCCCGCCGCTGGAATGGCCGACCACGAAGGCATGCTCGACACCGAGCCGGTCCAGGACCGCGCCCGCCCGGCGAGCCTGGTCAGGGACGGTGTAGCTCGCGTCGACCGGTTTGGCCGACCGACCACACCCGAGCAGGTCGATCCGGATGACCCGGTGGGATCCGGTCAGCAGCGCAACCATCGGCTCCCACGAACGGGCCGACGCGGCGGTCCCATGGATGAGCAGGAGTGCGGGTGCGTCGCGGCGGCCGTCCTGGCACACGTGGATCTCACCGTCGTCCAGCGACAGGATCGACGATTCGCTATTGAAAACTGTCATGTACGCACTGTCCCCGCCGGTGGATGCCGGTGGATTGGACAAATGTTTGCCTCAGCCCGGCGTGCGTAGCATGGCGCCATGGGGT from Nocardia iowensis includes these protein-coding regions:
- a CDS encoding NAD(P)/FAD-dependent oxidoreductase; translated protein: MTDLNDTIKVVVIGGGYAGTVAANHLRVRTDVDVTLVNPRPKFVERIRLHQFVAGTSEATADYRTLLGDGVRLVIDSATHIDTSARTVRLASGRALDYDYVIYAVGSTAAPPVSVPGAAEFAYPIAEWEHAQRLRAALDEVPPDAPITIVGGGLTGIETAAELAEQGRVGTLVGGGRLAPSFLAPARRSVAKWLAGHGVEVLESAKVAEVRPDEVVLADGTVLPSAVTIWTAGFVVPELAARTGLRTDALGRLRTDETLTSIDDDRIIAAGDAAAPSGQPLRMSCQAAGPLGAQAAETVLSRIAGAQPAELDVAFVGSAVSLGRRAATIQFARKDDTAVNFYVGGRLGAPLKEAACKGTLWGIRREARKPGSYVSLKGGGNRLVTEVGTNP
- a CDS encoding flavodoxin family protein, translated to MKAIIVCTSVSHGNTRRIAEVMGQVLDARVVDPEEVDMAELATYDLVGFGSGIFQMSFHPRLRQFVRSLPKEQRRKAFVFATSGMPEPRFRRYTRSFARLLEQKGFEVVDTFTCRGLDTWLPFKLVGGVSKGHPDATDLTAARTFAKSLRARIGATS
- a CDS encoding AAA family ATPase, with product MRPLVGRNNEIRCLDELVDAARTGNGGALVLRGEPGIGKSALLNHIRASAADFRVIAASGSEFETELPFAALHQLCAPVLGHLDELSARHREALQVAFGLATGTPDLFRIGLATLELLTSATERNPLLCLIDDAQWLDDASSKALTFLARRITSEPVAMVFAARTMNSEERLDELPGLPIEGLRDADARALLAAASVSTLDEQVRYRILAEARGNPLALLELPKAGGFALPDAASLPNRIERGFQVRLAELPAAAQLLLIVASADPTGDPGLLWPAAQLLGIDVTTSAPAAEASGLAEFATRVRFCHPLARSAVYRAAKPHERYRVHRALADVTDPDLDPDRRIWHRAQGSSGPDDELAAELARSASRAQARGGVAAAAAFLERAAAFSLDPGLRAERTLAAVSARLDAGDTDAAAELLTTVETTDELTDAKVELLHGRIAFVRHSHRDGSAFMLRAARRLVGLDPAQARECFLDALEMGLVVGRASGVMDTVVTEARSAPQAPQPPDLLDALVRLTTEGHRAAVPLLRRILAETSMWTRRPALAAMLAAELWDGAAHTAVTEWLMKTGRDSGAPLALRLGLTQVATAAVLTGDFGQAMSAIAEEEAIADAFGDAPALYPRLHLAAMRGDAEEASKLFEKALTATTTGLMIANVHWATAVLHNGLANYPAALAAARQATAPGDLFLAGIALPELVEAAIRCGEHDAAAQALAALTERTVPSATPMGLGVTAYARALVTGVEDDYRAAIEYLAESPEAPYRARAHLLYGEWLRRNGRRRDAREQLRTAHDLLSGIGMAAFAHRAAAELRGTGEVARSRSADTYDELTMQEVHIARLVATGATSKEVAATLFLSPRTVDAHLRNIFRKLGLTSRRQLRDLPNIR
- a CDS encoding alpha/beta fold hydrolase, whose amino-acid sequence is MTVFNSESSILSLDDGEIHVCQDGRRDAPALLLIHGTAASARSWEPMVALLTGSHRVIRIDLLGCGRSAKPVDASYTVPDQARRAGAVLDRLGVEHAFVVGHSSGGVVAAALAEQRPDLVTALVLINSGPNMSAYLGEEAAIDPRQWPNFTDEQLRSVAASGFAPGYQIPQPFLDQVRDMDLRVFGATSYAVRAYLNEQGLPERLSPLGKPLLVIFGEEDLRWRSSSAAEYRAVPGATVVTVPGTGHSPPIENPTRTARILLSFTGVHAS